The following proteins are encoded in a genomic region of Paenibacillus sp. FSL H3-0469:
- a CDS encoding cellulose biosynthesis cyclic di-GMP-binding regulatory protein BcsB, which produces MMKKQILTVLLCLSLFLVQIPAAQAAVLPGEAGATYETLFTSDVSLRGSSSQQQFFTVMDYWNVDKVTINLQFQTSQISEDKLSSVTLSLNGIPFYSFRPSLDNNGQQSLSVEAPKGFLTKGSNTLRIQGSLRTTTGGYELCNIDDMQDSWLHLFNTSNIAVNYTPKPITGGIQDFSARFSGMDTVKNEQSLLAVPQNASGAELESAAYALSGFAKGNTLNDRTIPLLPYREDTVKDKSAVVLVATYDHLPERVKKLVSTADDLGTHAVIQLVNKDSLPTLVVTSKDESLLIKAGRLMASRELMSQLRKDLKVVTNATDVVNPAPAISSNITFTETGDKLTGPNHQEQTYFVSLPSNRSIADDGRISLDFRYAANLDFNRSLVTVSINNTPIGSKKLTKELANGDVLNLSVPQSLNISGNFTVTVAFDLELASMLCTPNKEEMPWAYISKESLMRLNTKDRTDLLLSNYPYPFLRDGIFNRVAVVLPKEKDDYTYRSLGNVFNMLGQFAGGNTGDVHFYSDNAAADNLKDNNIIAIGSYKNNKVIRDNNGKLFFKYNKDGLAFLSNEKMALDEQYGAAIGTLQLLESPYESGRGLLAVTAVSSESYFVVSKLIGSEKDRWRVYGDGVVADKDGTVNAYRFKTVSGAAPDSLVSRVMERSDVLGFVTAAVMIVTLVVVALILMLRKHKKKRGDQA; this is translated from the coding sequence ATGATGAAAAAACAGATCCTAACAGTGCTGCTCTGCCTCTCCCTCTTCCTGGTTCAAATCCCTGCGGCGCAGGCGGCGGTGCTTCCCGGTGAAGCCGGAGCAACGTATGAGACGCTGTTCACCAGCGATGTCTCGCTGAGGGGCTCAAGCTCCCAGCAGCAGTTCTTCACAGTGATGGATTACTGGAATGTAGATAAGGTGACGATCAATCTGCAATTCCAGACCTCACAGATCAGTGAGGATAAGCTGTCGAGCGTAACACTGTCGCTGAACGGTATTCCGTTCTATTCCTTCCGGCCGTCCCTGGACAATAACGGGCAGCAGAGCCTTAGCGTGGAAGCGCCCAAAGGGTTCCTGACGAAGGGCAGCAATACGCTGCGGATACAGGGGAGCTTAAGAACCACGACGGGCGGCTATGAGCTGTGTAATATCGATGATATGCAGGACAGCTGGCTGCATCTGTTCAACACCTCGAACATTGCTGTGAATTATACGCCGAAGCCCATTACTGGAGGCATTCAGGATTTCAGTGCCAGATTCTCAGGAATGGATACGGTAAAAAATGAGCAAAGCCTGCTCGCCGTGCCGCAGAACGCCAGCGGGGCAGAGCTGGAGAGCGCTGCCTACGCCCTCTCGGGATTCGCTAAAGGCAACACATTGAACGACAGAACCATTCCGCTGCTGCCTTACCGCGAGGATACCGTCAAGGACAAGAGTGCAGTAGTGCTGGTAGCTACGTATGATCATCTGCCTGAACGAGTGAAGAAGCTGGTAAGTACGGCGGACGATCTCGGCACCCATGCGGTCATTCAGCTGGTCAATAAGGATTCCCTGCCTACGCTGGTCGTGACCTCCAAGGACGAGAGCCTGCTGATCAAGGCCGGACGGCTGATGGCAAGCCGGGAGCTGATGAGCCAGCTCCGCAAGGATCTGAAGGTTGTTACTAATGCTACCGATGTAGTCAACCCTGCGCCGGCCATCAGCTCGAACATTACGTTCACGGAGACGGGGGACAAGCTCACCGGGCCGAATCATCAGGAGCAGACGTATTTCGTCTCTCTGCCGTCCAACCGCTCCATTGCGGATGACGGCAGAATCAGCCTGGATTTCCGGTATGCGGCGAATCTGGACTTCAACCGTTCCCTGGTGACGGTGAGCATCAATAATACGCCCATCGGCAGCAAGAAGCTGACGAAGGAGCTGGCGAACGGCGATGTGCTGAATCTGAGTGTGCCCCAGAGCCTGAATATCTCCGGCAATTTCACTGTGACGGTGGCCTTCGATCTGGAGCTTGCGAGCATGCTCTGTACACCGAATAAAGAGGAGATGCCTTGGGCCTATATCAGCAAGGAATCACTGATGCGCCTGAACACGAAGGACCGCACTGACCTTTTGCTGAGCAATTACCCTTATCCGTTCCTGCGGGACGGCATCTTCAACCGTGTGGCGGTGGTGCTGCCGAAGGAGAAGGATGATTACACCTACCGGAGCCTCGGGAATGTCTTCAATATGCTCGGGCAGTTTGCCGGAGGAAATACCGGTGATGTCCACTTTTACAGCGATAATGCCGCAGCGGATAACCTGAAGGACAACAATATTATTGCGATCGGGAGCTATAAGAATAATAAGGTAATCCGTGACAACAACGGCAAGCTCTTCTTCAAGTATAACAAAGACGGTCTGGCCTTCCTCTCCAATGAGAAAATGGCCCTGGATGAGCAGTACGGAGCCGCCATCGGCACGCTCCAGCTCCTGGAATCCCCTTACGAGAGCGGACGGGGCCTGCTTGCGGTGACTGCGGTCAGCTCCGAGAGCTACTTCGTAGTCTCCAAGCTGATCGGGAGCGAGAAGGACAGGTGGAGGGTGTACGGTGACGGCGTTGTAGCGGATAAGGACGGCACGGTAAATGCCTACCGCTTCAAGACAGTCTCCGGCGCTGCGCCGGACTCTCTGGTCTCGCGGGTGATGGAGCGCAGTGATGTGCTGGGCTTCGTGACCGCAGCGGTGATGATCGTGACGCTGGTGGTCGTGGCGCTGATTCTGATGCTGCGCAAACATAAGAAGAAACGTGGTGATCAAGCGTGA
- a CDS encoding glycosyltransferase, with the protein MTISDVLMVIAVICIWSLLLVNVMLIIAGYLYYIQTENEPVPEITGEHPMVTIMVPAHNEGVVISKTVESLLALDYPHDRYEIIVINDNSSDNSAELLAAIQERNPQRKLIIINTDAVTGGKGKSNALNIGFTRSSGELIAIYDADNTPERTALKYLVAEIMNDASLGAVIGKFRTRNRDASLLTRFINIETLSFQWMAQAGRWKLFKLCTIPGTNFIMRRSIVESIGGWDVKAIAEDTEISFRIYMMGYRIKFQPKSVTWEQEPQTVKVWFKQRTRWAKGNIYVIVKNLPLLIDRKAAKIRFDILYYVSIYFLLLISLVTSDILLVLHAMGYVHTTIAGLSSFLWLLAIVLFVVGIFVTLTTEKGEMSLSNLWIILLMYVSYCQLWMVVAAYGLYNYFKDVIFKREAKWYKTERY; encoded by the coding sequence ATGACGATCTCAGACGTATTGATGGTGATCGCGGTCATCTGTATCTGGTCCCTGCTGCTGGTGAATGTAATGCTGATTATAGCGGGCTATCTGTACTACATTCAAACGGAAAACGAACCGGTGCCGGAGATTACCGGGGAGCATCCCATGGTGACGATTATGGTTCCTGCTCACAATGAGGGGGTTGTCATCAGTAAAACCGTGGAATCCCTGCTGGCACTGGATTACCCGCATGACCGCTATGAGATTATCGTCATCAACGATAATTCGTCAGACAACAGCGCCGAGCTGCTGGCTGCTATCCAGGAGCGGAATCCGCAGCGCAAGCTGATCATTATCAATACGGACGCCGTCACAGGCGGCAAAGGGAAATCCAATGCGCTGAACATCGGCTTCACCCGCAGCAGCGGGGAGCTGATTGCGATCTATGATGCCGACAATACGCCGGAGCGCACGGCGCTGAAATATCTGGTGGCAGAGATTATGAATGATGCCTCCCTGGGGGCGGTCATCGGCAAGTTCAGAACCCGCAACCGGGATGCCAGCCTGCTGACCCGGTTCATTAATATCGAGACGCTGTCCTTCCAGTGGATGGCGCAGGCGGGGCGCTGGAAGCTGTTCAAGCTCTGCACGATTCCGGGAACGAACTTCATTATGCGCCGGAGCATTGTCGAGAGCATCGGCGGCTGGGATGTGAAGGCGATTGCCGAGGATACGGAAATCAGCTTCCGCATCTATATGATGGGCTACCGGATCAAATTCCAGCCGAAGTCGGTCACCTGGGAGCAGGAGCCGCAGACGGTGAAGGTATGGTTCAAGCAGCGGACACGCTGGGCGAAGGGTAACATCTATGTCATTGTGAAGAACCTTCCGCTCCTCATCGACCGGAAGGCGGCGAAGATCCGCTTCGATATTCTGTATTATGTCTCCATCTACTTCCTGCTGCTGATCTCGCTGGTCACCTCGGATATTCTGCTTGTGCTGCATGCCATGGGGTATGTACATACGACCATCGCCGGACTCAGCAGCTTCCTGTGGCTGCTCGCCATTGTGCTCTTCGTGGTGGGGATCTTCGTTACCCTGACCACAGAGAAGGGCGAGATGAGCCTGTCGAACCTGTGGATCATTCTGCTGATGTACGTCTCGTATTGCCAGCTCTGGATGGTAGTGGCCGCTTACGGGCTGTACAACTATTTCAAAGACGTTATTTTCAAACGGGAAGCCAAGTGGTACAAAACCGAGCGTTACTAG